A region of the Methylobacterium nodulans ORS 2060 genome:
CGAGAGGCGCGGCCGTGTCCGAGCCTGCGGAAGCCCCCGTGGAGGGGCCCGCCGTTGGGGCGGTGCCATCACCGAAGGCGGATCCCGGCGCCGGGGAGGCGCCGGCCGTGCCGGTGATGCCGACGGAGCTTTTGCCGGAATTGCCCCCCGAACCTGCCGGAACGGCCCCAGAGGCGGCCGAAAAAGCCGCGAAGCCGGCCAGGACGCGCCGTCACGGCGGCGCGATGCCGCTTTGATGCATTAAAAAGTAGGATTGCTCCGCTGCCCCCAAGGTATAATGTGGCGTCACACCGCGGCGGATCGACCGCGGAGCGAGGGTGGAGATGCGAGGGGTCGGGCGCACGGATGTGAACCGAGCCCTTGGTGTGGATGCGTTGGTGGCTGACGAAACCCCGATCGATGAGATCGACGTGCTGCGCGCCCGCCAGTACGACCTTCTCGCAGCGACGCTCGGACGGCCACCCGGCGCGGACCTCATCGAGGCGCTGCATGGCTTGCGTGGCAACGACAGCCCGCTCGGAAAGGCCCATGCGGCGCTCGCCGATGCGGCGCTCACCCATGCCGCCTCGGATCGCGGCCTCCACGATCTCGACCGCGACTATTTCGACCTCTTCATCGGCGTCGGACGCGGCAAGATCCTTCCCTACGCCTCCTACTACGTCACCGGCTTCCTGAACGAGCGGCCCCTCGCCCGGGTGCGCGAGGATCTGGCGCTGCTCGGCATCGAGTGCGACCCCGCGGTCAGCGAACCCGAGGACCACATCGCGATTCTTCTTGATGTGATGGCGGGGCTGGCGGAGCGGCGCTTCGGAGCGGACGCGGAGGGCGGGCGCCACTTCTTCGACCGTCACCTGAAACCCTGGGCGCGGCGCCTGTTCGAGGACATCGAAGCCTCGGCGGCCACGCCCTTCTACCGGGCGGTCGGCACGCTCGGACGGACATTCATCGAGATCGAGACCGCCGCCTTCGCCATGGATGCGTAAGGCCCGCGGCCAAGTCTCCACGGCCAAGTCTCCATTCGAGGAGCCAGTGATGCAGCAGGACAGGAAGGACCAGGTCGGACGCCGGCAATTCTTTCGCGCGCTCGGCGGCGGCACGGCCGTCGCCGCGGCGGCCCTGGTCTCGCCGCTCTCCGCCACCGACGCGAAGGCCTACGATCCCGGTTCGGAGGAGACCCGCGGGCGCTACCGCGAGACCGACCACGTGAAGGCCTTCTACCGCACCAACGGCTACGAGACGCTGAAGAAGTGAGGGCCCGATGCTGACCAAGCGCAAGAGCGGCGTTGCGGGCCGCACGACGCATCCTTCGGTGACAGGAGGGCTGCCCCAGTCCCTCGACCGGCGCAGCTTCCTGCGACAATCCGGCCTCCTGGCGGGGGGCCTCGCCGCCGCAGGCTCCCTTCAGCTCGGCGCCGTGCGCCCGGCCAAGGCAGCCGGCTCCGCCGTGAGCGGCCCCGAGGTGACCATCCGCAAGAACGTCTGCACGCATTGCTCGGTCGGCTGCACGGTCACGGCCGAGGTGGTGAACGGCGTCTGGGTCGGCCAGGAGCCCTCCTGGGCGAGCCCGATCAACCGCGGCACCCACTGCGCTAAGGGCGCCTCGATCCGCGAGCTCGTGCACAGCGAGCGGCGGCTGAAATACCCGATGAAGCTCGTGAACGGCGAGTGGCAGCGGATCTCCTGGGAGCAGGCCATCGACGAGATCGGCGACAAGCTCCAGGCCATCCGCGAGAAATCCGGCGCGGACTCGGTCTACTGGCTCGGCTCGGCCAAGTACACCAACGAG
Encoded here:
- a CDS encoding TorD/DmsD family molecular chaperone; translation: MRGVGRTDVNRALGVDALVADETPIDEIDVLRARQYDLLAATLGRPPGADLIEALHGLRGNDSPLGKAHAALADAALTHAASDRGLHDLDRDYFDLFIGVGRGKILPYASYYVTGFLNERPLARVREDLALLGIECDPAVSEPEDHIAILLDVMAGLAERRFGADAEGGRHFFDRHLKPWARRLFEDIEASAATPFYRAVGTLGRTFIEIETAAFAMDA
- a CDS encoding formate dehydrogenase, giving the protein MQQDRKDQVGRRQFFRALGGGTAVAAAALVSPLSATDAKAYDPGSEETRGRYRETDHVKAFYRTNGYETLKK